A genomic stretch from Arthrobacter sp. KBS0702 includes:
- a CDS encoding cupin domain-containing protein — MSANVVTQLQVKSHNSPDEKRRPDKSEIDIVSVGDYTIGRFNFEPGWRWSECIKPVVHTDSCQNSHVGFCVSGKLTVETTDGGRIDIGAGDSYTIPPGHDAWVEGGDPFVGVEFLSAASFAKGAE; from the coding sequence ATGTCCGCAAACGTTGTTACCCAGCTGCAAGTGAAGTCCCACAATTCCCCCGATGAGAAGCGCCGGCCGGACAAGAGCGAGATCGATATCGTGTCCGTTGGCGACTACACCATCGGCCGGTTCAATTTCGAGCCGGGGTGGCGCTGGTCCGAATGCATCAAGCCCGTGGTGCACACGGATTCCTGCCAGAACAGCCACGTCGGTTTTTGTGTCTCCGGCAAGCTCACTGTCGAAACGACCGACGGCGGCCGGATCGACATCGGCGCCGGCGATTCCTACACCATCCCGCCGGGCCACGACGCCTGGGTGGAAGGCGGAGACCCGTTTGTCGGCGTGGAATTCCTGAGCGCGGCCTCGTTCGCCAAGGGCGCGGAATAG
- a CDS encoding SulP family inorganic anion transporter — protein sequence MRRHWIRSAPPGLKIVLNYRRAWLKSDLAAGAALSAALIPAGMAYAEAAGLPAVTGLYASVIPLLAYAVFGPSRVLIVGPDSSLVPMIAAAVLPLAAAKSGHAVALAGVLSLLIGLMLIIGRFLKLGFVTGLLSKPIRVGYLNGIALVVIASQLPKLFGIPAAGGSLAESLAATARELAQGAAQPLALLFGVGTIAVILGCRALPWRVPGVLLAVLASMAVAAAAGLGSAVPVVGELPTGPTPTDLGSVRPAEVLGLLGPAAGIALIAFADTSVLSKSLARRRGDHVNGNQEMGALGLVNAACGLFGGFPVSGSASRTPIALEAGARSPLSGVIAAALVVLFMTAAPGVTAFLPSSTLAGVVIVAAASVIDLKTLARLVRMSRTEAALLLATFLGVAFVGVLEGVVVAIALSLMAFVRRAWDPYRTELASVEDIPGYHDLNRHPEGERVPGLVIARFDAPLFFANGAVFAEHIRTLVARAPAPVRWVVVASEAITDLDTTALDDVVELDDELAQKGISLVFAEMKGPIKDRLIRFGVSSRFGPDHFFPTVHNAVRSYRSEFGLP from the coding sequence GTGCGCCGCCATTGGATCCGCAGTGCCCCGCCCGGCCTCAAGATCGTCCTGAACTACCGGCGGGCCTGGCTGAAGTCGGACCTTGCCGCGGGAGCCGCCCTGAGCGCGGCCCTGATCCCGGCGGGCATGGCCTACGCGGAAGCTGCCGGGCTGCCCGCCGTCACGGGCCTCTACGCCTCGGTGATTCCCCTGCTCGCCTACGCCGTCTTCGGACCCTCACGGGTGCTGATCGTGGGGCCGGACTCCTCCCTGGTTCCGATGATCGCCGCCGCGGTCCTGCCCCTGGCGGCCGCGAAGTCCGGGCATGCCGTGGCCCTGGCGGGGGTGCTGTCCCTCCTGATCGGCCTGATGCTGATCATCGGCAGGTTCCTCAAGCTCGGGTTTGTCACCGGCCTGCTCTCCAAACCCATCCGCGTGGGTTACCTCAACGGAATCGCCCTCGTGGTGATCGCCAGCCAGCTGCCCAAGCTCTTCGGCATCCCGGCCGCCGGTGGCTCCCTTGCCGAGAGCCTCGCCGCCACGGCCAGGGAACTGGCGCAGGGCGCGGCCCAACCGCTGGCATTGCTGTTCGGGGTCGGCACCATCGCAGTCATCCTGGGCTGCCGAGCGCTGCCCTGGCGGGTTCCCGGTGTGCTGCTCGCGGTACTGGCGTCCATGGCCGTCGCAGCGGCGGCCGGCCTCGGGTCCGCTGTGCCGGTGGTAGGTGAACTTCCGACGGGCCCGACCCCCACGGACCTGGGAAGCGTCCGCCCGGCGGAAGTGCTTGGGCTGCTCGGTCCAGCGGCCGGCATCGCCCTGATCGCTTTCGCCGACACTTCGGTGCTCTCCAAAAGCCTCGCCCGCCGCCGCGGCGACCACGTGAACGGGAACCAGGAAATGGGCGCCCTCGGCCTCGTGAACGCCGCCTGCGGGCTGTTTGGCGGATTTCCCGTCTCCGGAAGCGCCTCCCGCACCCCGATCGCGCTCGAGGCGGGGGCCCGGAGTCCGCTCAGCGGCGTGATTGCGGCGGCTCTCGTGGTGCTGTTTATGACCGCGGCGCCCGGGGTCACCGCGTTCCTGCCCTCCAGCACCCTGGCTGGCGTCGTGATCGTTGCTGCCGCCTCGGTCATCGACCTGAAGACGCTCGCCCGGCTGGTCAGGATGAGCCGGACCGAAGCCGCGCTGTTGCTCGCAACGTTCCTCGGAGTTGCCTTCGTGGGCGTCCTCGAAGGCGTTGTGGTCGCGATTGCCCTGTCCCTGATGGCCTTTGTCCGGCGCGCCTGGGATCCTTACCGGACGGAGCTGGCCAGCGTCGAGGACATACCCGGCTACCACGACCTCAACCGGCACCCGGAAGGCGAGCGTGTGCCCGGCCTGGTGATCGCACGCTTTGATGCTCCGTTGTTTTTCGCAAACGGCGCGGTGTTTGCCGAGCACATCCGGACGCTCGTGGCGCGTGCCCCCGCTCCCGTGCGCTGGGTGGTGGTCGCGTCGGAGGCCATCACCGACCTCGACACCACCGCCCTGGACGATGTGGTGGAACTGGACGACGAGCTCGCACAGAAAGGCATCAGCCTGGTGTTCGCGGAGATGAAGGGCCCGATCAAGGACCGGCTGATCCGCTTCGGCGTGAGCAGCCGGTTCGGCCCGGACCACTTCTTCCCCACGGTGCATAACGCTGTCCGCAGCTACCGCAGTGAGTTCGGTCTCCCGTGA
- a CDS encoding cation:proton antiporter, whose translation MTFLSLALIAVVALAGPLLALPVRWSLPVVLGELLAGVLIGRTGLALVDSADPTFSLLANIGFALMMFVAGTHVPVRDPAIRSALGQGARRAVLAAAAAALLGTALGLAFGTGHAPLYVVLLASSSAALVLPIVDSLRLGGPQVVAMTAQVAIADIACILALPLAVDPPNAVRTALGALAVGICAAAIFFALRSLERRGTRQRMHRLSEDRKFALELRIQLALLFALAGVASFGGVSVMLAGFSFGLVVAAVGEPRRLARQLFAVSDGFLGPIFFVWLGASLNLRDLAGHPEMAALGLSLGAGTILLHAALRASGLPLPLGVLSAAQLGIPVAAASIGTQLQVLQPGEDAALLLGALVTIAASSFGGARAARSFATPLKA comes from the coding sequence GTGACCTTCCTGTCCCTGGCGCTGATCGCCGTCGTCGCCCTGGCCGGCCCCCTGCTCGCGCTCCCGGTCCGCTGGAGCTTGCCGGTGGTCCTCGGTGAATTGTTGGCCGGCGTCCTGATCGGACGCACGGGACTGGCGCTGGTGGACTCGGCGGACCCCACCTTCAGCCTGCTGGCCAACATCGGCTTCGCGCTAATGATGTTCGTGGCCGGAACGCACGTGCCGGTGAGGGATCCCGCGATCCGCTCGGCCCTGGGCCAGGGGGCACGACGCGCCGTCCTGGCGGCCGCCGCTGCTGCTCTCCTCGGGACCGCCCTCGGCCTGGCCTTCGGCACCGGGCACGCACCGCTCTACGTGGTGCTGCTGGCCTCTTCCTCGGCCGCGCTGGTGCTGCCGATTGTCGACTCGCTCCGCCTCGGCGGACCGCAGGTGGTGGCCATGACGGCACAGGTGGCGATCGCTGACATCGCCTGCATCCTCGCCCTGCCGCTGGCGGTAGATCCGCCCAATGCAGTCCGCACCGCCCTCGGGGCGCTCGCGGTGGGTATCTGCGCCGCCGCGATCTTCTTCGCGCTGCGCTCGCTGGAGCGCCGCGGCACCCGCCAGCGGATGCATCGTCTCTCTGAGGACCGCAAGTTTGCCCTCGAACTCCGCATCCAGCTGGCGCTGCTGTTTGCCCTGGCCGGAGTGGCAAGCTTCGGCGGCGTCTCGGTGATGCTGGCCGGCTTCTCCTTCGGCCTGGTGGTGGCGGCAGTGGGCGAACCACGACGCCTGGCACGGCAGCTCTTCGCCGTCAGCGACGGATTTCTCGGCCCGATCTTCTTTGTCTGGCTGGGTGCCTCCCTGAACCTGCGCGACCTCGCCGGTCATCCGGAGATGGCGGCGCTGGGCCTCTCGCTGGGTGCCGGTACCATACTGCTGCACGCCGCCCTGAGGGCGTCCGGCCTGCCGCTGCCGCTGGGTGTGCTCTCCGCAGCCCAGCTGGGGATCCCCGTCGCCGCCGCCAGCATCGGGACACAGCTCCAGGTGCTGCAACCCGGAGAGGATGCCGCGTTGCTCCTCGGTGCGCTCGTCACCATCGCTGCAAGCTCGTTTGGCGGAGCACGTGCCGCCCGGTCCTTCGCCACGCCTCTCAAGGCCTGA
- a CDS encoding helix-turn-helix transcriptional regulator: protein MAEIAEGIRRNRKEAGLTQEDLAHLAGTSERTVRAIETGTGNPSLQAVVAVANVLGLKLAVA from the coding sequence GTGGCAGAGATTGCCGAAGGGATCCGCCGGAACCGCAAGGAGGCCGGCCTGACGCAGGAGGACCTGGCACACCTGGCCGGCACGTCCGAGCGCACCGTTCGCGCCATCGAGACCGGGACCGGCAATCCCTCGCTCCAGGCCGTGGTGGCCGTGGCGAACGTGCTGGGCCTGAAGCTCGCGGTCGCCTGA
- a CDS encoding serine hydrolase codes for MLATTVYAVGQADVPSGAAFSALRPSVAVAKASMAPVGPTTVAVQPPVPTAPPTSTALPPAPAASAAAPPASAAAAPPVPAEKARNQGAPLAAAAAAPQPPSIGPALDAKLNGIIRTYPGYQLGVALIDVADGAVHEYGVRGKFTAASTGKVLAAAAYYRLAETGQLSLTEPMGTSTAGLQIRQMIQQSDNDSWALILAAIGDQRLADYAETIGITYDRSYNTLTPAEMARTLSLLYSGQLLSAPHTAELLSYMQNTNLETLIPAALPPDVVVFHKYGLLYGNLHDASILVRGGKAYAFVVYTLGRSPVEMTSRTRVIQQLTRAVTAALFPG; via the coding sequence GTGCTGGCTACCACCGTCTATGCCGTGGGCCAGGCGGACGTTCCGTCCGGCGCGGCGTTCTCCGCCCTCCGGCCGTCGGTTGCGGTGGCAAAGGCTTCCATGGCGCCGGTCGGCCCGACGACGGTCGCCGTGCAGCCGCCAGTACCGACGGCGCCCCCGACGTCGACCGCCCTCCCGCCGGCCCCAGCAGCAAGCGCCGCCGCGCCGCCCGCGTCAGCAGCCGCCGCTCCGCCGGTCCCGGCGGAAAAAGCCCGGAACCAGGGTGCGCCGCTGGCGGCGGCCGCCGCCGCGCCGCAGCCGCCGTCCATCGGACCGGCGCTGGACGCGAAACTGAACGGCATCATCCGGACATACCCGGGCTACCAGTTGGGGGTGGCACTGATCGATGTGGCGGACGGCGCCGTGCACGAATACGGTGTGCGCGGCAAATTCACGGCGGCCAGCACCGGCAAGGTCCTCGCCGCGGCGGCCTACTACCGGCTAGCCGAAACCGGGCAGTTGTCGCTGACCGAGCCGATGGGCACAAGTACCGCGGGCTTGCAGATCCGCCAGATGATCCAGCAGAGCGACAACGACTCCTGGGCCTTGATCCTGGCGGCGATCGGAGACCAGCGGCTGGCCGACTATGCGGAAACGATCGGCATCACCTACGACCGCAGCTACAACACGCTAACGCCGGCCGAGATGGCCCGGACGCTGTCCCTGCTCTACAGCGGCCAGTTGCTCAGCGCGCCCCATACCGCCGAGTTGCTGTCCTACATGCAGAACACCAACCTGGAGACGCTGATCCCTGCGGCGCTGCCGCCCGACGTCGTGGTGTTCCACAAATACGGACTGCTGTACGGCAACCTCCATGACGCCAGCATCCTGGTCCGCGGCGGGAAGGCCTATGCGTTTGTGGTCTACACCCTGGGCCGGAGTCCCGTGGAAATGACGAGCCGCACCCGGGTCATCCAACAGCTGACCCGGGCGGTCACGGCCGCGCTTTTCCCTGGCTGA
- a CDS encoding HAMP domain-containing sensor histidine kinase, which yields MTKETPPGGSPDQSTLRRASLKVAVRISAACAVMVLCLLAVAAFYLMNKLAHPELPAPTAAGTTYAYLDSRDLLEAMIIAGLAGVALAGLVGWLSARSAIRPLGEALALQRRFVQDASHELRTPLAILDTRIQLAQRSAEPDSKQGRELARIREDAATLTGIVNELLLAATTEAPDPAAEPVDLADVAGAVAQSLEQLAAANDVRLAFSAAGRPRARIDRNALRRAILALADNALAHTPPGGLVTISTAAEQQQAVITVADTGAGITGVDQNRIFDSFVRTAGPDGTRGQRSYGIGLSLVREIAMAAGGTVVVARTGPEGTVMRIALPATGH from the coding sequence ATGACTAAGGAAACGCCCCCGGGAGGATCGCCGGACCAGTCCACCCTGCGCCGGGCCTCGCTCAAGGTGGCCGTCCGCATCAGCGCGGCCTGCGCGGTAATGGTGTTGTGCCTGCTCGCCGTCGCCGCCTTCTACCTCATGAACAAGCTGGCCCACCCGGAGTTGCCGGCCCCCACGGCGGCCGGGACGACCTACGCGTACCTTGATTCCCGGGACCTGCTGGAGGCGATGATCATCGCCGGGCTGGCCGGCGTCGCACTGGCCGGGCTCGTGGGATGGCTCAGCGCCCGCAGCGCCATCCGCCCGCTGGGCGAGGCGCTGGCCCTGCAGCGCCGGTTCGTCCAGGACGCCAGCCACGAACTCCGCACCCCACTGGCCATCCTGGACACCAGGATCCAGCTCGCGCAGCGTAGCGCCGAACCCGATTCCAAGCAGGGACGGGAGCTGGCCCGGATCCGCGAGGACGCCGCCACGCTCACCGGCATCGTCAACGAACTGCTGCTTGCCGCCACTACGGAGGCCCCGGACCCCGCGGCCGAACCTGTCGATCTGGCCGACGTCGCCGGCGCCGTCGCCCAAAGCCTCGAGCAGTTGGCGGCGGCCAACGACGTCCGCCTGGCATTCTCCGCCGCCGGCCGCCCGCGCGCCAGGATCGACCGGAATGCCCTCCGGCGCGCGATCCTGGCACTGGCGGACAACGCACTGGCCCACACCCCGCCCGGCGGGCTCGTCACCATTTCAACCGCCGCCGAGCAGCAGCAGGCGGTTATCACGGTGGCGGACACGGGTGCCGGGATCACCGGCGTCGACCAGAACAGGATTTTCGACAGTTTCGTCAGGACGGCCGGCCCCGACGGGACACGCGGGCAGCGCAGCTACGGCATCGGCCTGTCCCTGGTCCGCGAAATCGCCATGGCGGCCGGCGGCACCGTTGTGGTGGCCCGGACCGGCCCGGAAGGCACCGTCATGAGGATCGCCCTTCCCGCCACCGGCCACTGA
- a CDS encoding DUF5671 domain-containing protein, with protein sequence MSDTRVHGAPVTGSAQAKVRRLVVFVLLFALVVIAANGLSGLLERLLRSGQVLAGQGVEGLALSLAFTLIGGPLAALLWWLVWRRLPEEAERSAPSWGLYVAALYTMSLVLFVTSLLALAASFIGADNPDWRSPLSVGLVWALVWWWHRWMWRHPARGPLELATVPAVIGTYFGLGLGVGAAVTALGSLLDVAIRGSMDLTSTADPWWQSILQDLIWAAGGALVWWWHWVRGGARRLRGGFADVGLIVVGVLAAGLLALGGAGTVLFVLLRLAFDRQGSLLELLAPLGPAIASAAVGSLVWRYYRTAAAGRAERTRQAGVLVTSGVALAAAATGVGVILNAALSIAVSPLAGGNARTLLLGGISSLAVGGFVWWLAWRPARQHRQVDAVTMGRRVYLVAVFGLSAVVALVALLVIGYRLFEFFLAEVTGGSLVDRIRAPLGLLVAAALASGYHFAVWRQDRSRQAAAGAGRKRTIGHVILVAGSDPEPLRRAVEELTGAGVTLWSRADVGVRALAATSAEAGPVPAAGGGAPHGPSADRLAEALAGVSAKRVLVITGPDEGVDVIPLRG encoded by the coding sequence ATGAGCGACACTCGGGTTCACGGCGCCCCCGTGACGGGCTCGGCCCAGGCGAAGGTGCGCCGCCTGGTGGTCTTCGTGCTGCTGTTCGCCCTCGTGGTAATCGCAGCCAACGGGCTCAGCGGGCTGCTGGAGCGGCTGTTGCGCTCCGGGCAGGTGCTGGCCGGGCAGGGCGTTGAGGGGCTGGCGTTATCGCTGGCGTTCACCCTGATCGGCGGCCCGCTGGCCGCCCTGCTCTGGTGGCTCGTCTGGCGCCGGCTGCCCGAGGAGGCGGAGCGGTCCGCGCCGTCGTGGGGCCTCTACGTCGCGGCGCTTTACACGATGTCCCTGGTGCTGTTCGTGACGTCCCTGCTGGCGCTGGCGGCCTCCTTCATCGGCGCCGACAACCCGGACTGGCGGTCGCCGCTGTCCGTCGGGCTGGTCTGGGCCCTGGTCTGGTGGTGGCACCGCTGGATGTGGCGGCATCCTGCCCGGGGTCCGCTCGAGCTCGCGACCGTGCCGGCCGTGATCGGTACCTACTTCGGGCTGGGCCTGGGTGTCGGTGCGGCGGTGACGGCACTCGGCAGCCTGCTGGACGTCGCAATCCGCGGGTCCATGGACCTCACCTCGACCGCCGACCCGTGGTGGCAATCCATCCTCCAGGACCTGATCTGGGCGGCCGGGGGAGCGCTGGTCTGGTGGTGGCATTGGGTCCGGGGCGGCGCGCGCCGGCTGCGGGGCGGGTTCGCCGACGTGGGGCTGATCGTCGTCGGCGTGCTGGCGGCCGGTTTGCTGGCGCTGGGCGGTGCCGGCACCGTGCTCTTTGTGTTGCTGCGGCTGGCATTTGACCGGCAGGGTTCCCTGCTGGAGCTGCTCGCCCCCCTGGGTCCGGCGATCGCCTCGGCCGCCGTCGGTTCCCTGGTCTGGCGCTATTACCGCACTGCGGCCGCCGGCCGGGCCGAACGGACCCGGCAGGCGGGGGTGCTGGTGACTTCGGGTGTGGCCCTGGCGGCGGCAGCCACCGGCGTCGGCGTGATCCTGAACGCGGCACTGTCCATCGCGGTGTCACCGCTGGCCGGCGGCAATGCCCGGACCCTGCTGCTGGGCGGGATCAGTTCCCTCGCCGTGGGCGGCTTCGTCTGGTGGCTGGCGTGGCGGCCGGCGCGGCAGCACCGGCAGGTTGACGCGGTGACGATGGGGCGGCGCGTCTACCTCGTCGCCGTGTTCGGACTAAGCGCCGTGGTGGCCCTGGTGGCCCTGCTCGTCATCGGGTACCGGCTGTTCGAGTTCTTCCTGGCCGAGGTCACGGGTGGCAGCCTGGTGGACCGGATCCGCGCGCCGCTCGGGCTGCTGGTCGCGGCAGCCCTGGCTTCCGGCTACCACTTTGCTGTCTGGCGGCAGGACAGGTCGCGGCAGGCGGCGGCGGGGGCCGGCCGGAAACGCACGATCGGGCACGTCATCCTGGTGGCAGGCTCCGACCCGGAGCCCCTGCGCCGCGCCGTTGAAGAGCTGACCGGGGCCGGGGTCACCCTCTGGAGCCGGGCCGACGTCGGCGTGCGGGCGCTGGCGGCTACTTCCGCCGAGGCCGGGCCGGTGCCCGCCGCGGGTGGGGGCGCGCCACACGGGCCGTCCGCCGACCGCCTGGCCGAGGCCTTGGCCGGGGTCAGCGCCAAAAGGGTCCTTGTGATCACCGGACCCGACGAAGGCGTGGACGTCATTCCGCTGCGCGGCTGA
- a CDS encoding type II toxin-antitoxin system HipA family toxin: protein MPAELQDLRFVRSADVYKNGLLAGQLARTGQGGVRFSYRADYLAGGHPSVAVSLPLSEAAVEAAGGALPAFFAGLLPEGHRLTVLKNATKTSFDDELTLLLAVGSDVPGDVQVVPAGEPPAEPAVLADTSRPGELDFSLLANTVDLHGIPGVQRKTSASMLTTPLALRGHRYLLKLDPPEHPHLVENEAAHLAGAKALKIPVAKSSVIADRNGLPGLLVERFDRVRTADGVWQRLPLEDGTQVLGLPPASKYGVSSEQVAAALSGICKAPLVASRNLYLQFLFAWLTGNGDLHAKNVAVLGGSGGFVMAPVYDVPCTLLYGDETLALPVAGKTKNLKARHWAEFADTLGLPPRAAAGANRTALAAAGAIRLEELPFGGSPLRGAQRELRFRRLELGS, encoded by the coding sequence ATGCCCGCCGAACTGCAGGATCTTCGCTTCGTCCGGTCCGCCGACGTCTACAAGAACGGCCTGCTCGCCGGGCAACTGGCCCGGACCGGCCAGGGCGGAGTGCGTTTTTCCTACCGCGCCGACTACCTCGCTGGCGGGCACCCGTCCGTCGCGGTGTCGCTGCCGCTATCCGAGGCGGCGGTGGAAGCCGCCGGCGGCGCGCTGCCCGCCTTCTTTGCCGGTCTGCTCCCAGAGGGCCACCGGCTCACGGTGCTGAAGAACGCCACCAAGACCAGTTTCGACGACGAGTTGACCCTGCTGCTCGCCGTCGGGTCCGACGTGCCCGGCGACGTCCAGGTGGTGCCCGCCGGCGAACCTCCGGCGGAGCCGGCGGTCCTGGCCGACACCTCACGGCCAGGGGAACTGGATTTCTCCCTCCTTGCCAACACCGTCGACCTGCACGGCATCCCCGGCGTGCAGCGCAAGACGAGCGCCTCCATGCTGACGACGCCGCTGGCCCTGCGCGGGCACCGCTACCTGCTGAAGCTGGATCCGCCGGAACATCCCCATCTGGTGGAAAACGAGGCAGCCCATCTGGCCGGTGCGAAGGCGCTGAAAATCCCCGTCGCGAAAAGCTCCGTCATCGCGGACCGGAATGGCCTGCCCGGGCTTCTCGTGGAACGGTTCGACCGAGTCAGGACAGCCGACGGCGTGTGGCAACGGCTGCCGCTGGAGGACGGCACGCAGGTCCTGGGTCTTCCCCCGGCCTCCAAATACGGTGTGAGCTCCGAGCAGGTGGCCGCCGCCCTGTCCGGGATTTGCAAGGCGCCGCTGGTTGCCAGCCGCAATTTGTACCTGCAGTTCCTGTTCGCGTGGCTGACCGGAAACGGCGATCTCCACGCGAAGAACGTGGCGGTTCTGGGCGGTTCCGGCGGCTTCGTCATGGCCCCCGTGTACGACGTTCCGTGCACCTTGCTGTACGGGGACGAGACCCTGGCGCTGCCGGTAGCCGGCAAAACAAAAAACCTGAAGGCCAGGCACTGGGCAGAGTTCGCTGACACGCTGGGGCTGCCGCCACGGGCCGCGGCGGGGGCTAACCGCACCGCGCTCGCGGCCGCCGGGGCCATCCGCCTGGAGGAACTGCCCTTTGGCGGCTCCCCGCTGCGCGGCGCCCAGCGCGAATTGCGGTTCAGGCGTCTGGAGCTGGGTTCCTGA
- a CDS encoding DUF5129 domain-containing protein yields the protein MRKIFGPKLPGYLLLFVGLTGIMLGAAPAALAVPPTDVVVADRAGVLDSNTLLPALRKIDFYQPTKVAVYTYNGSAADNLNEEVLRFARIEHPDWISPDGQKWADGLFIFALDPVGRHVGTYMGEDRKVSLEQRDDIQNASKDLLRDAQWTEGTIAGIRRGAELINQPWYRSTAFLVTAWSSAGAVVAGAGAWLLVRWRTRVGSRREIARGDANYANVSMDLQVTELNAGTIPESSRYGSTVLEKHRTFLSRYAAATGLSNQVHALTRRQLSRRASLSLARQYADAAAELDALDDVISDTNALLNRGSIWATAWDRQLAPFRSDLAGIEGLLAKRHGEGGSATAAALRSFRDRSQRDIERWTAELSDGSISPETALDRLRDARTELSELLRSHAETVISGYARNDREAGLMRKEMEQAQAGAGKKQRPRYEPSILGTVYPSYYFFSVPTFNTGLSTGVSSVSTARGGTTTGYGGSGGSFSGSGSSSSF from the coding sequence ATGCGGAAAATTTTCGGCCCGAAGCTCCCGGGCTACCTGCTGCTGTTCGTCGGACTGACGGGCATCATGCTGGGCGCCGCGCCGGCCGCGCTCGCTGTCCCGCCCACCGACGTCGTGGTGGCGGACCGGGCGGGGGTCCTCGACAGCAACACCCTGCTGCCGGCCCTGCGAAAGATCGATTTCTACCAACCCACCAAGGTGGCCGTCTACACCTACAACGGCAGCGCCGCGGACAACCTCAACGAGGAGGTGCTGCGGTTCGCCCGAATTGAGCACCCGGACTGGATCAGCCCGGACGGGCAGAAGTGGGCCGACGGCCTCTTCATCTTCGCGCTGGATCCGGTGGGCCGGCACGTCGGAACCTACATGGGCGAGGACCGGAAGGTGTCCCTCGAGCAGCGCGATGACATCCAGAACGCCTCCAAGGACCTGTTGCGCGATGCGCAGTGGACGGAAGGAACCATTGCCGGCATCCGGCGCGGCGCAGAGCTGATCAACCAACCCTGGTACCGCTCCACTGCCTTCCTCGTCACAGCCTGGAGCTCCGCCGGGGCCGTGGTGGCCGGCGCAGGCGCGTGGCTGCTGGTGCGCTGGCGGACAAGGGTGGGCAGCCGCCGGGAGATAGCCCGCGGGGACGCGAACTACGCCAACGTGAGCATGGACCTGCAAGTCACCGAACTCAACGCCGGCACCATCCCCGAGTCCTCGCGCTACGGCAGCACGGTGCTGGAAAAACACCGCACCTTCCTGAGCCGGTACGCCGCCGCCACCGGCCTTTCCAACCAGGTGCACGCGCTGACGCGGCGCCAGCTAAGCCGCCGGGCGAGCCTGTCGCTGGCCCGGCAGTATGCGGATGCGGCGGCCGAACTCGATGCCTTGGACGACGTCATCTCCGACACGAATGCCCTGCTGAACCGCGGTTCCATCTGGGCGACGGCCTGGGACCGGCAGCTCGCCCCCTTCCGCAGCGACCTGGCCGGCATCGAAGGCCTGCTGGCGAAGCGCCATGGCGAGGGCGGTTCGGCGACAGCCGCCGCGCTTCGTTCATTCCGGGACCGCAGCCAGCGTGACATCGAACGCTGGACGGCAGAGCTGTCCGACGGCAGCATCAGCCCGGAGACAGCGCTGGACCGGCTGCGCGACGCCCGGACCGAACTCTCGGAGCTGCTGCGGAGCCATGCGGAGACGGTGATCTCCGGCTACGCCCGCAATGACCGCGAGGCCGGGCTGATGCGCAAGGAAATGGAGCAGGCCCAGGCCGGGGCCGGCAAGAAGCAGCGGCCCCGCTACGAGCCCAGCATCCTGGGCACTGTGTACCCGTCCTACTACTTCTTCTCGGTCCCCACGTTCAACACCGGCCTCAGCACCGGCGTCAGTAGCGTCAGCACGGCCCGCGGTGGCACCACCACGGGATACGGCGGCAGCGGCGGCAGCTTCTCCGGCTCCGGAAGCTCGTCCAGCTTCTAG
- a CDS encoding triacylglycerol lipase yields MALLCGSMAVSPVASADTVDVSPPGANDWSCKPTAAHPNPVILVPGTFENMAKNWATMAPALKSEGYCVYALNYGATNGVDATGPIADSAAQLAPFVDAVLASTGAKKVDLVGHSQGGMMPRYYMGFLNGAKKVNQLVGIAPSNHGTQGLITPTPGSVPPATSVGGSNCQACADQQAGSPFLTKLNSIGDTVAGPAYTVISTTHDEVVTPYQSQFLAGPAQKVTNITIQDKCPADVIEHDQTPNDPVVQRLVSNALGRPAGEPADPAYQPSCI; encoded by the coding sequence ATGGCCCTGCTGTGCGGGTCCATGGCTGTCTCCCCGGTGGCCAGCGCCGACACCGTGGATGTCTCTCCTCCCGGTGCAAACGACTGGTCGTGCAAGCCCACCGCGGCGCACCCCAATCCGGTGATTCTCGTCCCCGGAACCTTCGAGAACATGGCGAAGAACTGGGCCACGATGGCGCCGGCCCTCAAGAGCGAGGGTTACTGCGTCTATGCCCTGAACTACGGGGCAACCAACGGCGTCGATGCCACCGGCCCGATCGCCGACTCCGCCGCGCAGCTGGCCCCGTTCGTCGATGCCGTGCTGGCCTCAACAGGTGCAAAGAAGGTCGACCTGGTGGGTCACAGCCAGGGCGGCATGATGCCGCGCTATTACATGGGATTCCTGAACGGCGCGAAGAAGGTCAATCAGCTGGTCGGTATCGCCCCGTCCAACCACGGCACCCAGGGGCTGATCACTCCCACGCCGGGTTCAGTGCCGCCGGCCACCTCGGTGGGCGGCTCCAACTGCCAGGCGTGCGCAGACCAGCAGGCGGGCTCACCGTTCCTGACAAAGCTCAATTCCATCGGGGATACGGTGGCTGGCCCGGCGTACACCGTCATCTCGACAACCCATGACGAGGTGGTGACGCCTTACCAGAGCCAGTTCCTGGCCGGGCCGGCCCAGAAGGTCACCAACATCACCATCCAGGACAAGTGCCCCGCGGATGTGATTGAGCACGACCAGACGCCCAATGACCCCGTGGTCCAGCGTCTTGTTTCCAACGCGCTGGGCCGGCCCGCCGGTGAACCGGCGGACCCGGCGTACCAGCCCAGCTGCATCTAG